From the Streptomyces sp. Tu 2975 genome, one window contains:
- the cbiQ gene encoding cobalt ECF transporter T component CbiQ, with amino-acid sequence MGGGHAHKLYRHGCSPVHTLPAHCKLLAVLGFVLVVVSTPREAVWAFGLYAVLLGTVAAVARIPSGFLLKRLLIEIPFVAFALLMSFVVPGEQTDVLGIPLSVPGLWGAWNILAKGTLGVAASVILASTTELRSLLLGLQRLRLPSLLVQIASFMIRYGDVIADEMRRMSIARRSRGFEARGVRHWGVLAKSAGALFIRSYERGERVHLAMVSRGYTGTMPVLDDVRATRVQWSYAAALPVTALAVCLLGWTL; translated from the coding sequence ATGGGTGGGGGCCACGCCCACAAGCTCTACCGGCACGGCTGCTCGCCGGTGCACACGCTCCCGGCGCACTGCAAGCTCCTCGCCGTCCTCGGGTTCGTGCTGGTCGTGGTCTCCACCCCGCGCGAGGCGGTCTGGGCCTTCGGGCTGTACGCGGTGCTGCTCGGCACGGTCGCGGCGGTGGCCCGGATCCCCTCCGGCTTCCTGCTGAAGCGGCTGCTGATCGAGATCCCGTTCGTGGCCTTCGCCCTGCTGATGTCGTTCGTGGTGCCCGGTGAGCAGACGGACGTGCTGGGGATCCCGCTCTCCGTCCCCGGCCTGTGGGGAGCGTGGAACATCCTTGCCAAGGGCACGCTGGGCGTCGCAGCCTCCGTGATCCTCGCCTCGACGACCGAACTGCGCTCCCTGCTCCTCGGCCTTCAGCGGCTGCGGCTGCCGTCGCTGCTGGTCCAGATCGCCTCCTTCATGATCCGCTACGGCGACGTCATCGCCGACGAGATGCGCCGGATGTCGATCGCCCGCCGCTCGCGCGGGTTCGAGGCGCGCGGGGTACGCCACTGGGGTGTGCTGGCCAAATCCGCCGGGGCCCTGTTCATCCGCTCGTACGAGCGTGGCGAACGGGTGCACCTGGCCATGGTCAGCCGGGGGTACACCGGAACGATGCCGGTCCTCGACGACGTGCGGGCGACCAGGGTCCAGTGGTCGTACGCCGCCGCACTGCCCGTGACCGCGCTCGCGGTCTGTCTGCTGGGATGGACGCTATGA
- a CDS encoding ABC transporter ATP-binding protein, protein MNVTPPSLDVRGLAYAYPDGHQALFGVDLTVGRGERVALLGPNGAGKTTLVLHLNGILAGGVGTVSVAGLPVGRENLAEIRRRVGIVFQDPDDQLFMPSVREDVAFGPASSGMRGPELEARVMAALDRVGMAEFADRPPHHLSFGQRRRVAVATVLAMEPEILVLDEPSSNLDPASRRELADILRALDVTVLMVTHDLPYALELCPRSVILSDGVVVADGTTQELLGDDGLMRAHRLELPFGFDPRSVTIGA, encoded by the coding sequence ATGAACGTGACGCCCCCCTCTCTCGACGTGCGCGGGCTCGCCTACGCCTATCCCGACGGCCACCAGGCGCTGTTCGGCGTCGACCTGACGGTCGGGCGCGGCGAGCGGGTCGCCCTCCTCGGTCCCAACGGCGCGGGCAAGACCACGCTCGTCCTCCACCTCAACGGCATCCTGGCCGGCGGGGTCGGCACCGTCTCCGTCGCCGGGCTGCCGGTCGGGCGCGAGAACCTCGCGGAGATCCGCCGCCGCGTCGGCATCGTCTTCCAGGACCCGGACGACCAGTTGTTCATGCCGTCCGTCCGGGAGGACGTGGCGTTCGGCCCGGCGTCGTCCGGGATGCGCGGCCCCGAGCTGGAGGCCCGGGTCATGGCAGCGCTGGACCGGGTCGGTATGGCCGAGTTCGCCGACCGCCCGCCGCACCATCTGTCGTTCGGGCAGCGCCGCCGGGTCGCGGTCGCGACCGTGCTCGCGATGGAGCCGGAGATCCTGGTGCTCGACGAGCCCTCGTCCAACCTCGACCCGGCCTCGCGCCGCGAACTGGCCGACATCCTGCGCGCGTTGGACGTCACCGTGCTGATGGTGACCCACGATCTGCCGTACGCGCTGGAGCTCTGTCCGCGCTCGGTGATCCTCAGCGACGGGGTCGTCGTCGCCGACGGCACCACGCAGGAGCTGCTGGGCGACGACGGTCTGATGCGCGCGCACCGGCTGGAGCTGCCCTTCGGCTTCGATCCGAGGTCCGTGACAATAGGCGCGTGA
- a CDS encoding TetR/AcrR family transcriptional regulator gives MTRSRLTPEREAQLYEAVLDLLREVGYDALTMDAVAARTRSSKATLYRQWKSKPELVATALKHGKPVHVGDIDTGTLRGDFHAMIGRTDDCQMEKDSALMRGLAQAIHAHPDLHEALRELLIEPEITGLDALLRRAVDRGEVSADNPALGYVPHMLVGAFVVRHLIEDRTPDQAFLTDYLDAVVLPALGV, from the coding sequence ATGACACGCAGCCGGCTCACCCCGGAGCGCGAGGCGCAGTTGTACGAAGCCGTGCTCGACCTGCTCCGCGAGGTCGGTTACGACGCCCTGACCATGGACGCCGTGGCGGCCCGCACGCGCTCCAGCAAGGCCACGCTCTACCGCCAGTGGAAGAGCAAGCCCGAGCTCGTCGCCACGGCGCTCAAGCACGGCAAGCCGGTGCATGTCGGCGACATCGACACCGGCACCCTGCGCGGCGACTTCCACGCCATGATCGGACGCACCGACGACTGCCAGATGGAGAAGGACTCCGCACTGATGCGGGGTCTGGCCCAGGCGATCCACGCCCACCCCGATCTCCACGAAGCCCTGCGTGAGCTGCTCATCGAGCCGGAGATCACCGGACTCGACGCGCTGCTGCGGCGGGCCGTGGACCGGGGTGAGGTCAGCGCGGACAACCCGGCACTGGGTTATGTACCGCACATGCTGGTCGGCGCGTTCGTCGTCCGGCATCTGATCGAGGACCGCACACCCGACCAAGCCTTCCTCACCGACTATCTCGACGCCGTGGTCCTCCCCGCCCTCGGCGTCTGA
- a CDS encoding MMPL family transporter, producing the protein MATFLYKLGRSAFRRRRLVALLWVALLAVAGVGAATASTATSSSFSIPGTEAQKAFDLLEERFPGGSADGATARVVFKAPDGEKMTDAGHRAEVEKAVSELKDGSDQIAAVNDPYTAKAVSRDGSTAYVSVTYAVSSMELTDATREALEETGTEAREAGLTVEIGGDALQAVPETGAGEIIGVVVAGIVLVITFGSLVAAGLPLLTAIIGVGIGISTITALANVLDLGSTTSTLAMMIGLAVGIDYALFIVSRYRAELAEGKEHEEAAGRAVGTAGSAVVFAGLTVVIALVGLAVVNIPMLTKMGFAAAGTVVIAVLIALTLIPALLGFAGKRVLGRKVRKGAPVSDKPNAGTRWARFVLRRPVAVLLAGVVGLGAMAIPAASLEMGLPDDGAQPTSTTQRKAYDLLSDGFGPGFNGPLMVVVDGGKSVADRTVEVIQGLDGAAAVTPPTLNKAGDTAMITVIPKDRPSSVQTEDLVHDIRDRSGDEVLVTGATAMNIDFSQKMNDALLPYLALVVGLAFLLLMVVFRSVLVPIKAALGFLLSVVAALGAVVAVFQWGWLGSVFGVEQTGPIMSMMPIFMVGVVFGLAMDYEVFLVTRMREAYVHGERPGEAIVTGFRHGTRVVAAAAVIMIAVFSGFIGSSEQMVKMIGFGLAIAVFFDAFVVRMAIVPAVLALLGHKAWWLPRWLDRVLPNVDVEGEKLHKELADSPGDPDGDRELVRV; encoded by the coding sequence GTGGCCACGTTTCTCTACAAGCTAGGACGGTCCGCCTTCCGGCGTCGCCGTCTCGTCGCCCTGCTGTGGGTGGCGCTGCTCGCCGTCGCCGGGGTCGGCGCGGCCACCGCGTCCACCGCCACCTCCTCCTCGTTCTCCATCCCAGGGACGGAGGCCCAGAAGGCCTTCGACCTGCTGGAGGAGCGCTTCCCCGGCGGCAGCGCCGACGGCGCGACCGCCCGGGTGGTCTTCAAGGCCCCCGACGGCGAGAAGATGACCGACGCCGGTCACCGCGCCGAGGTGGAGAAGGCCGTTTCCGAGCTCAAGGACGGCTCCGACCAGATCGCGGCGGTCAACGACCCGTACACCGCCAAGGCGGTCTCCCGGGACGGCTCCACCGCGTACGTCTCCGTCACCTACGCCGTCAGCTCGATGGAGCTGACCGACGCGACGCGTGAGGCGCTGGAGGAGACCGGCACCGAGGCGCGCGAAGCGGGCCTGACGGTGGAGATCGGCGGCGACGCGCTGCAGGCGGTCCCCGAGACCGGGGCCGGCGAGATCATCGGTGTCGTCGTCGCGGGCATCGTCCTCGTCATCACCTTCGGTTCGCTGGTCGCCGCCGGACTGCCGCTGCTCACCGCGATCATCGGCGTCGGCATAGGCATCTCCACGATCACCGCCCTGGCGAACGTCCTCGACCTCGGCTCCACCACCTCGACCCTGGCGATGATGATCGGCCTGGCGGTCGGCATCGACTACGCGCTGTTCATCGTCTCCCGCTACCGCGCCGAACTGGCCGAGGGCAAGGAGCACGAGGAGGCGGCCGGACGGGCCGTCGGCACGGCGGGCTCCGCGGTCGTCTTCGCCGGCCTCACCGTGGTGATCGCCCTCGTCGGCCTGGCCGTGGTGAACATCCCGATGCTCACCAAGATGGGCTTCGCCGCCGCCGGCACCGTGGTCATCGCCGTCCTGATCGCCCTCACCCTGATCCCGGCGCTGCTCGGCTTCGCGGGCAAGCGGGTGCTGGGCCGCAAGGTGCGCAAGGGTGCGCCCGTCTCCGACAAGCCGAACGCCGGCACCCGCTGGGCGCGCTTCGTGCTGCGTCGCCCCGTCGCCGTGCTCCTCGCCGGCGTCGTGGGCCTCGGAGCCATGGCGATACCTGCCGCGTCGCTGGAGATGGGTCTGCCCGACGACGGCGCCCAGCCCACGAGCACCACCCAGCGCAAGGCGTACGACCTGCTCTCCGACGGCTTCGGGCCCGGCTTCAACGGCCCGCTTATGGTCGTCGTCGACGGCGGCAAGAGCGTGGCGGACCGTACGGTCGAGGTCATCCAGGGCCTGGACGGCGCCGCCGCCGTCACCCCGCCGACCCTCAACAAGGCCGGCGACACCGCGATGATCACGGTCATCCCCAAGGACCGGCCGTCCTCGGTCCAGACCGAGGACCTGGTGCACGACATCCGCGACCGGAGCGGTGACGAGGTGCTCGTCACCGGCGCCACCGCGATGAACATCGACTTCTCGCAGAAGATGAACGACGCGCTGCTGCCCTACCTGGCGCTCGTCGTGGGTCTCGCCTTCCTGCTGCTGATGGTGGTCTTCCGGTCGGTGCTGGTGCCGATCAAGGCAGCCCTCGGATTCCTGCTGTCGGTCGTCGCGGCACTCGGCGCGGTCGTGGCCGTGTTCCAGTGGGGCTGGCTGGGCTCGGTGTTCGGTGTCGAGCAGACCGGCCCGATCATGTCGATGATGCCGATCTTCATGGTGGGCGTCGTCTTCGGTCTCGCCATGGACTACGAGGTCTTCCTGGTCACCCGGATGAGGGAGGCGTACGTCCACGGCGAGCGGCCGGGCGAGGCGATCGTCACCGGCTTCCGCCACGGGACCCGGGTGGTGGCCGCCGCGGCCGTCATCATGATCGCTGTCTTCTCCGGTTTCATCGGCTCAAGCGAGCAGATGGTCAAGATGATCGGCTTCGGCCTCGCGATCGCCGTCTTCTTCGACGCCTTCGTGGTCCGCATGGCGATCGTGCCGGCGGTGCTGGCTCTGCTCGGCCACAAGGCCTGGTGGCTGCCCCGCTGGCTGGACCGGGTACTGCCGAACGTCGACGTGGAGGGCGAGAAGCTCCACAAGGAGCTCGCCGACAGCCCCGGCGACCCCGACGGGGACCGGGAGTTGGTCCGCGTCTGA
- a CDS encoding energy-coupling factor ABC transporter permease, producing the protein MHVPDGFINTPVSVAAGVVAAGAVAVSLRGARRELGGSPAELPGADRTAPLAGLVAAFVFAVQMLNFPVAAGTSGHLLGGALAAILVGPFTGVLCIAVVLLMQGILFADGGLTALGVNITVMGVVTVLVAYGLFRGLVKILPRSRRSVTAASFVAALVSVPAAAAAFTLLYAIGGLTEVPIGSVLTAMVGVHVLIGIGEAVITMLTVGAVIAVRPDLVYGARGLSAPLKLRVGGRLVDAPAAAGPAPAATRSPRRLWLGGLVTSLVLAGFVSFYASADPDGLEKVAADKGIDRTVEEHAAADSPLADYGVKDVSDARLSGGLAGVIGVGATVAIGSGVFYVIRRRRSEESEPESARGAV; encoded by the coding sequence ATGCATGTCCCCGACGGATTCATCAACACGCCCGTCTCGGTGGCCGCCGGAGTCGTCGCCGCCGGCGCGGTCGCCGTCAGCCTCCGCGGCGCCCGCCGTGAGCTGGGCGGATCCCCGGCCGAGCTCCCCGGCGCCGACCGCACCGCACCGCTCGCGGGGCTCGTCGCCGCCTTCGTCTTCGCCGTTCAGATGCTCAACTTCCCCGTCGCCGCCGGCACCAGCGGCCATCTGCTCGGCGGGGCGCTCGCGGCCATCCTCGTAGGGCCGTTCACCGGCGTGCTGTGCATAGCCGTCGTGCTGCTGATGCAGGGCATCCTCTTCGCCGACGGCGGACTCACCGCGCTCGGCGTCAACATCACCGTCATGGGCGTCGTCACCGTCCTCGTCGCGTACGGACTCTTCCGCGGCCTGGTCAAGATCCTGCCGCGCAGCCGCCGCTCCGTGACCGCCGCCTCCTTCGTCGCCGCGCTGGTGTCCGTCCCGGCGGCCGCCGCGGCCTTCACCCTCCTTTACGCGATCGGGGGTCTGACCGAGGTCCCGATCGGCTCCGTCCTCACCGCGATGGTCGGCGTGCACGTCCTGATCGGCATCGGCGAGGCCGTGATCACCATGCTGACCGTGGGCGCGGTCATCGCCGTACGGCCCGACCTGGTGTACGGCGCCCGCGGCCTGTCGGCACCGCTGAAGCTTCGCGTCGGCGGCCGGCTCGTCGACGCTCCGGCGGCTGCCGGACCGGCGCCCGCCGCCACCCGCTCGCCGCGCCGGCTGTGGCTCGGCGGTCTGGTGACAAGTCTCGTGCTCGCCGGTTTCGTCTCCTTCTACGCCTCCGCCGACCCCGACGGTCTGGAGAAGGTCGCCGCCGACAAGGGCATCGACCGGACCGTCGAGGAGCACGCCGCCGCCGATTCGCCGCTCGCCGACTACGGCGTCAAGGACGTCTCCGACGCCCGGCTCTCCGGCGGCCTCGCCGGCGTGATCGGGGTCGGCGCGACGGTGGCCATCGGCAGCGGCGTCTTCTACGTGATCCGCCGCCGCCGCAGCGAGGAATCCGAGCCGGAATCCGCTCGGGGAGCGGTCTGA
- a CDS encoding MerR family transcriptional regulator, translating to MEELAEKAGITVRTLRFYRERGLIPPPRREGRIAWYDEHHLARLRTIAALLERGHTLNGIADLATAFESGRDVGEVLGLGEPTEETPVRLTPEALADYFEGQVTPENLATALELGYLATDGEEIVHISRRLLDVSAALVREGVPLSSVLEAGRRVRVHADALAELFVDVLTTHSADGQLDRLRPLAKSVVEAELSMAMDRRLRQKPPA from the coding sequence ATGGAGGAATTGGCCGAGAAGGCCGGCATCACGGTGCGCACCCTGCGCTTCTACCGCGAGCGGGGGCTGATACCGCCGCCCCGCCGGGAGGGCAGGATCGCCTGGTACGACGAGCACCACCTCGCCAGGCTCCGTACGATCGCCGCCCTGCTGGAGCGCGGTCACACCCTCAACGGCATCGCGGACCTGGCCACCGCCTTCGAGAGCGGACGGGACGTGGGCGAGGTCCTCGGCCTCGGCGAACCGACCGAGGAGACCCCGGTCCGCCTCACCCCCGAAGCGCTCGCCGACTACTTCGAGGGGCAGGTCACCCCGGAGAACCTGGCCACCGCGCTGGAGCTCGGCTACCTGGCGACGGACGGCGAGGAGATCGTCCACATCAGCCGCCGTCTGCTGGACGTCTCGGCCGCGCTGGTGCGCGAAGGCGTGCCCCTGTCCTCGGTGCTGGAGGCGGGCCGCCGGGTCCGTGTCCACGCGGATGCCCTGGCCGAACTGTTCGTCGACGTACTCACCACCCACAGCGCCGACGGGCAGTTGGACAGGCTCCGCCCGCTCGCGAAGAGCGTGGTGGAGGCGGAGCTGTCCATGGCGATGGACCGCCGTCTGCGCCAGAAGCCACCGGCCTGA
- a CDS encoding MarR family transcriptional regulator, whose protein sequence is MGRGYEDRSGAAASLLLDDQLCFALYAAQRAVTAAYRPLLAELGLTYPQYLTMLVLWERGEIPVKELGAALRLDYGTVSPLLKRLEAAGLVRRERSAADERSVRLVLTEEGEAMRERAEAVPAQLLVSTGLEGAEIARLRADLHRLADAAARATPE, encoded by the coding sequence ATGGGGCGTGGATACGAGGACCGGAGCGGGGCGGCGGCGTCGCTGCTGCTCGACGACCAGCTGTGCTTCGCGCTGTACGCGGCGCAGCGGGCTGTCACGGCCGCCTACCGCCCGCTGCTCGCCGAACTCGGCCTGACCTACCCGCAGTACCTCACGATGCTGGTGCTGTGGGAGCGCGGCGAGATTCCGGTCAAGGAGCTGGGGGCCGCGCTGCGGCTCGACTACGGCACCGTCTCGCCGCTGCTGAAGCGGCTGGAGGCGGCGGGTCTTGTGCGCCGGGAGCGCTCCGCCGCCGACGAGCGCTCGGTGCGGCTGGTCCTGACCGAGGAGGGTGAGGCGATGCGCGAACGGGCGGAGGCGGTGCCGGCCCAACTGCTGGTGAGTACGGGCCTGGAGGGGGCGGAGATCGCGCGGCTCCGCGCCGATCTGCACCGGCTCGCGGACGCGGCGGCGAGGGCTACCCCCGAGTAA
- a CDS encoding organic hydroperoxide resistance protein, which translates to MSEQVDTVDTRPTKIMYVAEATAHGGRDGYVTSHDGQIELRVAMPPALGGDGRGTNPEQLFAAGYSACFHNALVLVGRRAGLDLTGSTVAAKVGIGPNTARGYGLAVALNVSLPLVDQDLAARLVAAAHQVCPYSNATRDNIDVSIVLS; encoded by the coding sequence ATGAGCGAACAGGTCGACACGGTCGACACCCGCCCCACCAAGATCATGTACGTGGCCGAGGCCACTGCCCACGGCGGCCGCGACGGCTATGTGACGAGCCACGACGGGCAGATCGAACTCCGCGTCGCCATGCCGCCCGCCCTCGGCGGCGACGGCCGCGGCACCAATCCGGAACAGCTCTTCGCCGCCGGCTACAGCGCCTGCTTCCACAACGCCCTGGTGCTCGTCGGACGCCGCGCGGGCCTCGACCTCACCGGCTCGACCGTCGCCGCCAAGGTCGGCATCGGGCCCAACACGGCACGCGGGTACGGGCTCGCCGTCGCGCTCAACGTCTCGCTGCCGCTCGTGGACCAGGACCTCGCCGCGCGGCTCGTGGCCGCCGCCCACCAGGTCTGCCCGTACTCCAACGCCACCCGCGACAACATCGACGTCTCCATCGTCCTCAGCTGA
- a CDS encoding S41 family peptidase yields the protein MSDDAAYLRFPHLYGDLLCFAAEDDLWIAPLVPEGKQPDRAWRLTVDRTRVGHPRFSPDGRHIAYTNWRSLDPEIHLAPVEGGPARRLSYWGSTDTRVCGWTPDGQILAVSSHGQPFSYFSWAYSVPTDGSPGGRLPWGPVSDIAVTDESEGPSQAGGTGCERRTLLLTGKPPHEPAAWKRYRGGATGRLWLHGEQLLPDLNGHLDCPMFIHGNGAARWSEDDGRIAFLSDHEGVGNLYSCRPDGTGLLRHTDHDAFYARHAASDGHRVVYQCGGDLWIVEDLTTPDSVPRKLEVRLGGPRAGRRTYQVPAASHVGAISVDETGRASAVNVRGSLYWLTHRDGPARTIADTPGVRVRLPAMLGSGGQVAYVTDADGEDAVEIAYLPRATGDREPRRLASGQLGRVLELAADSEGERIAIASHDGRLLLIDTTEESTGEVTELVRSVNGPVRDLSFSPDGHWLTWSHPGIGRSLRQIRMARIADRTIVDVTNGRFEDENPVFTRDGRYLAFLSWRGFDPVYDVHTGDLSFPLGCRPYLVPLSSATPSPFALTPEGRPAAGGLDPLEESPDSAVLVEIEGLENRVTPFPVAASKYSALHAVAGGGLVWLRWPISGALGETFVNPADTSGRPTLEHFDISKARKTELVGHLDWFAVSGDGTRLVVVDEGDLRAVPATETGDLDSTVFLDLRRILHEVDPVAEWRQAYAEAGRIIRGYFWAPDMCGIDWDGVLEQYRPLVERVASPDEFADLMREVLGELGTSHAYVTGARRNEGPPHYQRAMGLLGANLVCRDGKWVVKRILPGDSSDSKARSPLAGTGIREGAVLTHVDGRPVDPVAGPYPMLSAAGGTTVEMTFLPAEGEGAGPPRRVAIVPLVDERPLRYQDWVAKRRAVVREASGGKCGYLHIPDMGGSGWAQFNRDVRMEVSRPALIVDVRGNAGGHISELVIEKLTRRILGWDLTRNAQPVSYTSNAPRGPVVAIADEATSSDGDMITAAFKLLGRGPVVGTRTWGGVVGMTGRHRLGDGTVITVPMNAAWFDAYGWSIENHGVEPDVYALRTPLDWAEGRHVGLDDAIRLALDMLKAAPAAVPPDYSEVPDLRRPQLPPR from the coding sequence GTGAGTGACGACGCCGCGTATCTCCGCTTCCCGCATCTGTACGGCGACCTGCTGTGCTTCGCCGCCGAGGACGACCTGTGGATCGCGCCGCTGGTCCCGGAGGGGAAACAGCCCGACCGGGCATGGCGGCTGACCGTGGACCGCACCAGGGTCGGGCACCCCCGCTTCTCGCCCGACGGCCGGCACATCGCCTACACGAACTGGCGCAGCCTCGACCCCGAGATCCATCTCGCGCCCGTCGAGGGCGGCCCCGCGCGCAGGCTCAGCTACTGGGGCTCGACCGACACCCGGGTCTGCGGCTGGACCCCCGACGGCCAGATCCTCGCCGTCTCTTCGCACGGCCAGCCCTTCTCGTACTTCTCCTGGGCCTACAGCGTCCCGACCGACGGCTCCCCCGGCGGCCGGCTCCCCTGGGGACCCGTCTCCGACATCGCCGTCACCGACGAGTCCGAGGGTCCCTCCCAGGCCGGCGGCACCGGCTGCGAGCGGCGCACCCTGCTGCTCACCGGCAAGCCGCCGCACGAGCCCGCCGCGTGGAAGCGCTACCGCGGCGGCGCGACCGGCCGTTTGTGGCTGCACGGCGAGCAGCTGCTCCCCGACCTGAACGGGCACCTCGACTGCCCCATGTTCATCCACGGCAACGGCGCCGCCCGGTGGTCGGAGGACGACGGCCGGATCGCGTTCCTCTCCGACCACGAGGGCGTGGGCAACCTCTACTCCTGCCGCCCCGACGGGACGGGACTGCTGCGCCACACCGACCACGACGCCTTCTACGCCCGGCACGCCGCGAGCGACGGCCACCGGGTCGTGTACCAGTGCGGTGGCGATCTGTGGATCGTCGAGGACCTGACCACGCCCGACTCGGTGCCGCGCAAGCTGGAGGTACGGCTCGGCGGGCCGCGCGCCGGCCGGCGGACCTATCAGGTACCGGCCGCCAGCCATGTGGGCGCGATCTCGGTCGACGAGACGGGGCGGGCCAGCGCCGTCAACGTGCGCGGCAGCCTGTACTGGCTCACCCACCGCGACGGCCCCGCCCGCACAATCGCGGACACCCCCGGCGTGCGGGTACGGCTGCCGGCGATGCTGGGCAGCGGCGGGCAGGTCGCCTACGTCACGGACGCGGACGGCGAGGACGCCGTCGAGATCGCGTACCTGCCCCGGGCGACCGGCGACCGTGAGCCGCGCCGGCTCGCGTCGGGACAGCTGGGACGGGTGCTGGAACTGGCCGCCGACAGCGAGGGCGAACGGATCGCCATCGCCTCCCACGACGGCCGGCTGCTCCTGATCGACACGACGGAGGAGTCCACGGGCGAGGTCACCGAACTGGTCCGTTCCGTCAACGGGCCCGTGCGGGACCTGTCGTTCTCCCCCGACGGGCACTGGCTGACCTGGTCGCACCCCGGCATCGGACGCTCGCTGCGGCAGATCAGGATGGCCCGGATCGCCGACCGTACGATCGTCGACGTCACCAACGGCCGTTTCGAGGACGAGAATCCGGTCTTCACCCGCGACGGCCGCTATCTCGCCTTCCTCTCCTGGCGCGGCTTCGACCCGGTCTACGACGTGCACACCGGCGACCTGTCCTTCCCGCTCGGCTGCCGCCCGTATCTGGTGCCGCTGTCCTCCGCGACGCCCTCGCCCTTCGCTCTCACCCCGGAGGGCCGGCCGGCCGCCGGCGGGCTCGACCCGCTGGAGGAGTCGCCCGACAGCGCGGTGCTCGTGGAGATCGAGGGCCTGGAGAACCGGGTCACGCCGTTCCCGGTCGCCGCCTCCAAGTACTCGGCGCTGCACGCGGTCGCCGGCGGCGGCCTCGTCTGGCTGCGCTGGCCCATCTCCGGCGCGCTGGGCGAGACGTTCGTCAACCCGGCCGACACCTCCGGCAGGCCCACGCTGGAGCACTTCGACATCTCCAAGGCGCGCAAGACCGAACTCGTCGGCCATCTCGACTGGTTCGCGGTGAGCGGCGACGGCACCCGGCTGGTCGTCGTCGACGAGGGCGACCTGCGTGCCGTGCCCGCCACGGAGACCGGCGACCTCGACTCCACCGTCTTCCTCGACCTGCGCCGCATCCTGCACGAGGTGGACCCGGTGGCCGAATGGCGCCAGGCCTACGCGGAGGCCGGCCGCATCATCCGCGGCTACTTCTGGGCACCGGACATGTGCGGGATCGACTGGGACGGGGTGCTGGAGCAGTACCGGCCGCTGGTCGAACGGGTGGCCTCCCCCGACGAGTTCGCCGACCTGATGCGCGAGGTCCTCGGCGAACTGGGCACCTCCCACGCCTATGTCACCGGTGCCCGGCGCAACGAAGGCCCGCCGCACTACCAGAGGGCCATGGGCCTGCTGGGCGCGAACCTCGTCTGCCGGGACGGAAAATGGGTGGTCAAGCGCATCCTGCCGGGCGATTCCTCCGACTCCAAGGCCCGCTCCCCGCTGGCCGGCACGGGGATCAGGGAGGGCGCGGTCCTCACCCACGTGGACGGCCGCCCGGTCGACCCGGTGGCGGGACCGTACCCGATGCTCTCCGCGGCCGGCGGTACGACGGTCGAGATGACGTTCCTGCCCGCGGAGGGCGAGGGCGCCGGCCCCCCGCGCCGGGTCGCGATCGTCCCGCTGGTCGACGAGCGGCCGCTGCGCTACCAGGACTGGGTGGCCAAACGGCGCGCTGTGGTGCGGGAGGCCAGCGGCGGCAAGTGCGGTTACCTGCACATCCCCGACATGGGCGGCTCGGGCTGGGCCCAGTTCAACCGCGACGTGCGTATGGAGGTGTCCCGTCCGGCGCTGATCGTGGATGTCCGCGGCAACGCCGGAGGGCACATCAGCGAGCTGGTCATCGAGAAGCTGACCCGCAGGATCCTGGGCTGGGACCTCACCCGCAACGCCCAGCCGGTCTCGTACACCTCCAACGCGCCGCGCGGGCCGGTCGTCGCGATCGCGGACGAGGCGACCTCGTCGGACGGGGACATGATCACCGCCGCGTTCAAACTGCTCGGCCGCGGCCCGGTGGTGGGCACCCGCACGTGGGGCGGCGTCGTCGGCATGACGGGCCGTCACCGGCTGGGTGACGGCACGGTGATCACGGTCCCGATGAACGCGGCATGGTTCGACGCCTACGGCTGGTCGATCGAGAACCACGGCGTCGAACCGGACGTGTACGCCCTGCGGACGCCGCTGGACTGGGCAGAGGGGCGCCATGTGGGCCTCGACGACGCGATCCGGCTGGCCCTGGACATGCTCAAGGCAGCCCCTGCCGCGGTGCCCCCGGACTACTCCGAGGTTCCCGACCTGCGCAGGCCGCAGCTGCCGCCGCGCTGA
- a CDS encoding SsgA family sporulation/cell division regulator: MSHAVKEQASGRIVTDAPQHRPVRVFLSYDPAEDPATVSFAFPSGKEWTFPRELLESGLRAPTRDGDIGIWPCGRVQAILEFHTSDGVAVVQFDSQTLLRFLRHTYAVATPAL; encoded by the coding sequence ATGTCGCACGCCGTCAAAGAGCAGGCAAGTGGCCGGATCGTCACCGACGCTCCTCAGCACCGACCAGTGCGCGTCTTCCTGAGTTACGACCCCGCCGAGGATCCCGCGACCGTCAGTTTCGCGTTCCCGAGCGGCAAGGAGTGGACGTTCCCGCGTGAGCTCCTCGAGTCGGGGCTGCGGGCCCCCACCCGGGACGGTGACATCGGCATCTGGCCCTGCGGACGCGTCCAGGCGATCCTCGAGTTCCACACCTCGGACGGTGTCGCGGTGGTCCAGTTCGACTCGCAGACGCTGCTCCGGTTCCTCCGCCACACCTACGCGGTGGCGACTCCGGCGCTCTGA